Proteins co-encoded in one Erinaceus europaeus chromosome X, mEriEur2.1, whole genome shotgun sequence genomic window:
- the LOC103108515 gene encoding holocytochrome c-type synthase isoform X1, translated as MGLSASSPAVAVETPSAAPPSGCPMHSEERKGCPVASDSASEHKTYSVPAHQERAYEYVECPVTGKTKDKDDLDPSNLMPPPNQMPAPDQPFALSTVREESSIPRAGSEKKWVYPSEQMFWNAMLKKGWKWKDEDINQKDMYNIIRIHNQNNEQAWKEILKWEALHAAECPCGPSLIRFGGRAREYSPRARIRSWMGYELPFDRHDWIINRCGTEVRYVIDYYDGGDVNKDYQFTILDVRPAFDSFSAVWDRMKVAWWRWTS; from the exons ATGGGCCTGTCTGCATCCTCCCCGGCTGTGGCAGTGGAGACCCCGAGTGCAGCCCCGCCTTCAGGATGCCCCATGCACTCCGAGGAGAGGAAAG GCTGTCCAGTGGCATCTGACTCAGCCAGTGAGCACAAAACCTACTCTGTGCCTGCCCACCAAGAACGCGCCTACGAGTATGTGGAGTGTCCTGTTACAGGCAAGACTAAGGACAAGGATGACCTAGACCCTTCCAATCTG ATGCCACCACCCAATCAGATGCCAGCCCCTGATCAACCTTTCGCACTGTCTACTGTGAGGGAAGAATCGTCTATTCCCAGAGCAGGTTCAGAGAAGAAGTGGGTTTACCCCTCTGAACAGATGTTCTGGAATGCAATGCTAAAGAAAGG GTGGAAGTGGAAAGATGAGGACATAAACCAGAAAGATATGTATAACATCATTCGAATCCACAACCAGAACAACGAGCAGGCGTGGAAAGAGATTTTAAAGTGGGAAGCCCTTCATGCTGC GGAGTGTCCTTGCGGTCCGTCACTGATCCGGTttggagggagagctagagagtaCTCACCACGGGCAAGAATCCGCTCTTGGATGGG GTATGAGTTGCCTTTTGATAGGCACGACTGGATCATCAACCGTTGTGGGACAGAAGTCAGATATGTCATCGACTACTATGATGGCGGCGATGTCAACAAGGACTACCAGTTCACCATCCTGGACGTCCGGCCTGCTTTTGACTCATTCTCTGCTGTGTGGGACAGGATGAAGGTGGCCTGGTGGCGCTGGACTTCCTAA
- the LOC103108515 gene encoding holocytochrome c-type synthase isoform X2 yields MGLSASSPAVAVETPSAAPPSGCPMHSEERKGCPVASDSASEHKTYSVPAHQERAYEYVECPVTGKTKDKDDLDPSNLMPPPNQMPAPDQPFALSTVREESSIPRAGSEKKWVYPSEQMFWNAMLKKGWKWKDEDINQKDMYNIIRIHNQNNEQAWKEILKWEALHAAECPCGPSLIRFGGRAREYSPRARIRSWMGYELPFDRHDWIINRCGTEVRYVIDYYDGGDVNKDYQFTILDVRPAFDSFSAVWDRMKVGLTVPDV; encoded by the exons ATGGGCCTGTCTGCATCCTCCCCGGCTGTGGCAGTGGAGACCCCGAGTGCAGCCCCGCCTTCAGGATGCCCCATGCACTCCGAGGAGAGGAAAG GCTGTCCAGTGGCATCTGACTCAGCCAGTGAGCACAAAACCTACTCTGTGCCTGCCCACCAAGAACGCGCCTACGAGTATGTGGAGTGTCCTGTTACAGGCAAGACTAAGGACAAGGATGACCTAGACCCTTCCAATCTG ATGCCACCACCCAATCAGATGCCAGCCCCTGATCAACCTTTCGCACTGTCTACTGTGAGGGAAGAATCGTCTATTCCCAGAGCAGGTTCAGAGAAGAAGTGGGTTTACCCCTCTGAACAGATGTTCTGGAATGCAATGCTAAAGAAAGG GTGGAAGTGGAAAGATGAGGACATAAACCAGAAAGATATGTATAACATCATTCGAATCCACAACCAGAACAACGAGCAGGCGTGGAAAGAGATTTTAAAGTGGGAAGCCCTTCATGCTGC GGAGTGTCCTTGCGGTCCGTCACTGATCCGGTttggagggagagctagagagtaCTCACCACGGGCAAGAATCCGCTCTTGGATGGG GTATGAGTTGCCTTTTGATAGGCACGACTGGATCATCAACCGTTGTGGGACAGAAGTCAGATATGTCATCGACTACTATGATGGCGGCGATGTCAACAAGGACTACCAGTTCACCATCCTGGACGTCCGGCCTGCTTTTGACTCATTCTCTGCTGTGTGGGACAGGATGAAG GTGGGCCTCACTGTCCCTGATGTCTGA
- the LOC103108515 gene encoding holocytochrome c-type synthase isoform X3 — protein MGLSASSPAVAVETPSAAPPSGCPMHSEERKGCPVASDSASEHKTYSVPAHQERAYEYVECPVTGKTKDKDDLDPSNLMPPPNQMPAPDQPFALSTVREESSIPRAGSEKKWKWKDEDINQKDMYNIIRIHNQNNEQAWKEILKWEALHAAECPCGPSLIRFGGRAREYSPRARIRSWMGYELPFDRHDWIINRCGTEVRYVIDYYDGGDVNKDYQFTILDVRPAFDSFSAVWDRMKVAWWRWTS, from the exons ATGGGCCTGTCTGCATCCTCCCCGGCTGTGGCAGTGGAGACCCCGAGTGCAGCCCCGCCTTCAGGATGCCCCATGCACTCCGAGGAGAGGAAAG GCTGTCCAGTGGCATCTGACTCAGCCAGTGAGCACAAAACCTACTCTGTGCCTGCCCACCAAGAACGCGCCTACGAGTATGTGGAGTGTCCTGTTACAGGCAAGACTAAGGACAAGGATGACCTAGACCCTTCCAATCTG ATGCCACCACCCAATCAGATGCCAGCCCCTGATCAACCTTTCGCACTGTCTACTGTGAGGGAAGAATCGTCTATTCCCAGAGCAGGTTCAGAGAAGAA GTGGAAGTGGAAAGATGAGGACATAAACCAGAAAGATATGTATAACATCATTCGAATCCACAACCAGAACAACGAGCAGGCGTGGAAAGAGATTTTAAAGTGGGAAGCCCTTCATGCTGC GGAGTGTCCTTGCGGTCCGTCACTGATCCGGTttggagggagagctagagagtaCTCACCACGGGCAAGAATCCGCTCTTGGATGGG GTATGAGTTGCCTTTTGATAGGCACGACTGGATCATCAACCGTTGTGGGACAGAAGTCAGATATGTCATCGACTACTATGATGGCGGCGATGTCAACAAGGACTACCAGTTCACCATCCTGGACGTCCGGCCTGCTTTTGACTCATTCTCTGCTGTGTGGGACAGGATGAAGGTGGCCTGGTGGCGCTGGACTTCCTAA